One Phaseolus vulgaris cultivar G19833 chromosome 4, P. vulgaris v2.0, whole genome shotgun sequence DNA window includes the following coding sequences:
- the LOC137837512 gene encoding uncharacterized protein: MADDKVSHSKTGRGPTRLKNMFKKITKDDKIPLSIDIHTGVPTGQHAKKYRSYLGVLSRERISILTQSWDHVTDHEKNMIWQDILTHYNIPNVETLKAKVLSDVGVKFRQFKSKLTTDYIYGKRKEENPCAKYASIDEETWQQFVNIRQTEKWQEVRNKAKANQAYNDTPHLLSRGGYKLLEQKMLEEKIKARSTSIEEMNSVDSLRPPSPPLRHEMWKGAHINTLGTWSSKSTEQTVERIDSLNEQSTQGTFKPCGRNDILNVALGRPEHPGRVRVAGYGVGIRSYFGPPSHSK, encoded by the exons ATGGCAGATGATAAAGTTTCCCATTCAAAAACTGGTAGAGGACCTACAAGATTAAAGAATATGTTTAAGAAGATAACTAAAGATGACAAAATACCTTTGTCTATTGATATCCACACTGGTGTGCCCACTGGGCAACATGCAAAGAAATATAGGAGTTATCTCGGAGTACTATCTCGTGAAAGGATCTCTATCTTAACTCAGTCCTGGGATCACGTGACTGACCACGAGAAAAACatgatttggcaagatattctg ACGCATTACAACATCCCGAATGTGGAAACCTTGAAAGCGAAGGTTCTTTCAGATGTGGGTGTCAAGTTTCGTCAgttcaaatcaaaattgacaacagattatatatatgggaaaaggaaagaagaaaatccttgtgcaaaatatgcatccattgatgaagaaacttggcAGCAGTTTGTCAATATTCGACAAACTGAAAAATGGCAG GAGGTTCGGAACAAAGCAAAAGCCAATCAGGCATATAATGATACCCCACACTTATTGTCTCGTGGTGGTTATAAGTTGCTAGAGCAGAAGATgcttgaagaaaagattaaagcacgTTCTACTTCCATTGAGGAAATGAATAGTGTAGATTCTTTAAGACCTCCATCCCCACCACTCCGACATGAGATGTGGAAGGGTGCCCATATAAACACACTAGGGACATGGAGTTCTAAGTCTACAGAACAAACAGTTGAACGCATT gattctcttaatgagcaatcaacacaggggacttttaaaccatgtggtcgcaatgatattcttaatgttgctcTCGGACGACCTGAACACCCTGGACGTGTTCGTGTAGCTGGATATGGGGTTGGGATTCGGTCATACTTTGGACCTCCATCACACAGCAAGTAA